A stretch of DNA from Besnoitia besnoiti strain Bb-Ger1 chromosome II, whole genome shotgun sequence:
CATCGCATGGCACCCGCTTGAGATCCACGGACAACGAAACGAAAGAGGAGCAGTGTCTCCTCAAACTCTCGATTCGTGGGTCATCAGGGGCGTTGCCCTCTGCTGCCCTCATGAGCGAAGCTGCAGCCTTAGCGCTGGGTGGCACggttctcgccgtcgcctatGAATATTAGCAGCACCCCGCCGCTGAAATGAAGTCTCTGTTTTGTGTAGTTGTGACACCCGATATTCCTCTGTTGCTCCCGAGCGTGTCCGGGTATTTCGAGACGGAGCCATGAACAAGACCAGGCGTTCCTGAGACCTAATAATGCATGCGAGGTGTGTGGATTCTTCGCTTTTCAAGGCTCTCCTTGGCAGCTCTATGATGCTACGTAGCCGAGGATTCTTACAGAGGAGCTATTGTCAGATTGCAAACAGGAGTCAGAGCAGGTATTcagggagaagaagccaTGTGTTGGAGCACGATCACCGAGAGTGCACTCACGCGCGAAGGATTTGTATGCGCGGGGGCAGGAGATGGGCAAGTGAGAGATAGAAAAGCGACGCAAGTACAGTAATACGCCCTGCCGACATACAACTGTGTCAAAACGGCCGCCGCATAAGAATCAGTGCAGCGCCTGAAGTCAGATGACAACCCCAACGTCGGTCGCGATTGACGCCTTACACTTCTTGGCATCTGAAGGTGCCTGGTTGCCAAGTGAATGGCGAATTCCCAGAGGCTCATGCAGCGCATTGCGATggttctctgcggcgtcgcgacACATGAGATCTCGTATGGTGTGATAAATGTACCTTCACAGTGATGGTACGCTTTTAGACTTTCCGTTTTGAATATGCTTGTACTTGTTTTCTAACCCACAGAAGTTGAGAGCCAATAAACAAGCCATTTGGAAGTGAGGGAAACGGTGACGGTGATCCGATGATCGTATGCTACGCTTGGAGATGCCTAAATTACGAGGCCGAGGGGAAAGGCAATGCGTGGTACTCGCCTGCGAGCTCGGGAGGCTGCAAGTACGATGCATAACTAACTGATGGCGGGGCGAGCTCCTACGTTAAAAACGCATAAAAAACACCGCGGTGTTTGGAGCCACTATGTTAAGCAAGTGGTTTCGATAACGAATTGGCGAGATACGCTTGTTCAGCTATGGCCGCGCAGCAGTAGTAGTGAGTTATTCCATGAGCCTACGAGAGCCCGTATCTATTTGGCAGCACGAGTCTGCATGCGGAATCACAAAGAGTATCCGGCCGCAAGTCTAATAGAACTTGATCGCGGGACCTGTATGTAGGTACTTCAAAAGTGCGTCAGTCGGACTTCACTTTGCTCAGATCTGTTGAAGCAAGGTCTCACACAAGACATCCACCTCTTCCCACGCGGTCCTGGCTGACACGTATTATGTAAGActcagcgcatgcgcgaggtCAAGATTGCCTGAGCAGTCGAACGTCCTCAGAGCCCGCCTCTGTTTTGCGGGACACGACCCACATCCTCACAAGCCGCATCGAATAAGCATTTTCAACTCCAGTCGGATCTCTCCATGGGAAGAATTGCCTGTGATCAGgttgtcttcttcctccgctttaGAGTCTTCCAGCGCGCACCGTGTCAATTCACCATTGCCCAGCGTGTCCTGTCCTCATCGGGTTTCTGCAACCACAACACATTGTTTTCGAGGTTTCTCTGCACTTCTTTTGAAAAGAGGGAGAAATGCGGCTCTCACGCAACTCATTGGGGTTCCTCGGAACCGCTGCTGCCATATCTGCACTTTTCGCAAGTCTGATATCAGAAATCTCCTATTGCGAACCTGCCGGCGGCAAGGACGAGACCGCGAAGGCAGTGCCAGCGTGCGATAGCAAAACGCAGGGCCAAGAAGAACTACTGCTGACTCTCGACAGTAGCAAAGCGGAGATCTCTTTTCTGTGCAGCGTGGAACACTCTGCTGTGCTCGAGCCTGCTACGCCTCCTGATAGTGTCTACTTGACGAAAGAATGCGCCAATCCGACAGTCCTGAAGGCTGTGTTCCCCAACGCCTCGTTCTCGCAGTCTAGTTCGGAGCAAAAGTCGCCGGTTACCCCGATAACCTACACCCTGAAAGTACCCCTGGAGGAACGGAAACAGCAGGATCTGTATTACTTATGCAAAATCACCAAACAGTCGAGTCCGGTCCTTGGCCACAGAACAGGTAGTGATCCGCTGGAGACCACGACGACGTGCAGGGTTCACATCGCTGTAATTCCACCGAAGGAACCCGAAGCTCCCACAGCAACCGAGTGCACATCTGGGTCCGTCACGGCCACTGTATCCCTGTCTAGTCCGCTTGCGTTCAAATGTGGTAGGGAGATGGTGCTGAAACCTGAATCCGTCACAGACGTCTtcgacgacagcgacggcaAGTGCGAAAAGCGTGTCGCCCTGAAGAGCCTCTTGGAGGCTGAGTTGGAGCAAGCGCAACCTGCGAGAGATGGATATAAGCTTCAAGTTAAGGAAACGCCGGGACACGACGTCGCGTTCTGCTACCGGTGTGTGAAGCCAGCCGTCTCCTCAAACACAGACAGCTTGTCACCGACCCGAGGTGCTGACACCAAGAATGAGGAGTGTCTTCTCAAGATTTCCGTCAAGGGCAGTGCGGGGGCGTCAGCGGCTCGAGGAGCCGTGTGGACAATGTCTGCTTTTATGGCGTGGCAATTCTCCTACGGGTTGTTTTCTTCGTGGATGTAAGAGTGTTGTTCGAGACGGGGGCCCTCGTTTGAGAAGGACGCACGACCATGTTGTTTGAGTAGTTGTTCGTCGGCTAGGGGACTCTGGTGGCAGCTGACACCTGCTACCCTCCAAAACTGCTATACCCCCGGCATGATGCAACAGACAGCGGATGCCCGCGATGGGAGGGATCAGCGCGAAACGTTGACAGCGGCCAAACGGGCATCAAGCTGCTGCAATTGAGTTACCGTTTGAATGGCGAGCAGACCATAGTACACGCACTGGAAAGTGGGGGTCCGCACTTCTTCAGACGCGCGAACTAAGGCGTCGATTGATCGAAGAACGCAGGAAGACGGAGAAACGAATTCAAGTCCTTTAATGCTGGCGGCAAACTCACAGAAGAGCGCTCCAGTTTCGCAGTTCCGCGTGGCGCGGACTGGCGCACCGGTCTGCGGCTCTCAAGCATAGTCCACCGAGAATCCTCAGCATCGTTACGACTCTGCAACGGCGTCCAGCTGGGCTCCATCCGGGTCCTTCGCGGAGGTTACCGCATAGACTGTTCCAGTCTCTGTTCTGCGGCGTTTGCCTCCACGAACCTTCCTCTGCACAGTCTTCTTGTCTCTGAAGAAATATAATGCTCTGCCATGTGTCTTGATAGAGCCGGAGAAAAGACCGCAGAATCAAGGCAAGCGCACATGCCGAATAACCAGTGTTTCGCTTGGATGTCATCAGTGTGTGCACTGTTTTCTGGCATCGTGTACTGCGCGTGCTACTCCCATTCTGTGCGTTTTCAGTTCTGAGTTCAGTTGCCGCACGCGGGTGGCCGCCTGAGAATGCATTccccgcggcctgctgcctcGTTCACAAAAGAAAGGGTCACGCAGAAAGAAATGAACATGTAGTAATAAACAACAGCTGCACTAGGAGAGGAAGCCACGACATAGAGTTGATCCTGTCTTCCTGCCCCAATCCCAACATGCAAAGTGTGCCCTGTTGAACATGCTGTTTTCTCGACCTAGCGCAAAATCAAAACGCAGCGTCTGCCAGGGCGTCGTACATCGGTGACGAATTCAGGCTCTGATACAGAGTGGCAGGTTGAGGACAGAAGGAACAGCTTGTCCTCTCGAAAAGAGACGAAAACAGTGATAAGGAAACAGAACTATGTAAGATCGTAGGAAAGAAACTCTACCCCGAAGTGCACATGTAGAGTTTTTAAGGGAGCGGAAGCTACCACTCCCGGTTGGCGTGCTAGGATGTCATGGGAGGCCAACAGGACGTGGGGGAAGCCGTTTTTTGCGTTGGAGAGCCTTTGCCAAATAGCGTTTCCACGAAGGACCAGTGTGCTTCGCGTTTTGGCATGGTTTCACTGGAACACGTTGTTTGCTTGTCTGTGTCTGATACCgcctggcggcagcggcgcaggcgcggcttcgctgttATTTATCGTCGGGCCTGAATTCGGGCACGCGCAGCTTGGCAAATTCTGAAGAGAGCAGCTAGAAGCTTTCGATATCAGGTCCAAAATAAGATAGGAGACATTTCCAATGCTGTCTATCTGAGCCAAAAGTTCAGCAAAGTATCGCATACACTGCGTTCTGTTGCGTGCCGCACATTGTTGGTTCTTCTGTGTGAATGCGTTGGTAGAGTCTCCCGTAACAGGTTCTCGCTTCGCTACTCTGCTCTGCAGTGGACACCCCCAGAAGGATCGTCATTCGCGTAAAATGTCTGCCCTACACATTTCAATGGCACAGTTTtgtgtctgcgtcggcgtcaTCGCGGTTATATGCTTGACGGGACCAGGGCGGGTCTACGGCGAGCCGCCTGGTGCTCCGCCGCACTCACCGGATAACGGCGCCCAGGTTTGCGACCAGGCCACCGGCGAAGAACCAGAGAAACGAATTCAGCTCACCCTTGACGATGAGAAGGAGGCCGTTTCCTTCAAGTGCACCGCAGACAAGACGAAGGTGGTGCTTGAGCCGAACCCAGCGAAATCGAATGTTTACGTCGGTTCGGATTGTTCCCCCGCCTCAAAGAAAGAGTTGCAGTCTGAGCTTCTTAGTGCCGAACTAACGGAATCACCTGAAGGCGATCAGGGCGATAACACTGTGAAAACCTACACTCTACGTCTTTCTCCGGAGAAACGCAAGGAGATAAACCTCTGCTATGTATGCAAGATTACGAAGGCCTCGGTGGGTCGCAGCAGAGGTCGTTCCGGTCCGGATGTTCAAGAAACGACTGTCTGCCAAGTCCATATCGCCGTTAAAAAGCCCAAAGCAGAGCAAAGCGGTCCTGATCAACCGCACGCAAGTGACCCTAAAACGGAATGTCGAAGTGGATCTGTGACGGCAACTGCGTCCAAAGAAAAGCCCCTTAGTTTCAAGTGTGGGGATGGGATGATGCTGACGCCGACTTCACTAACTAAAGTCTTTGACGACAAGGACGAGAggtgcgaggcggagactgACCTGCAGAGCCTATTTGATGGTGAACTGGAACAAGGAAAATTAGGCGACGGCACATATACCCTCAATGTTAAGAAACCGCCTGCTAACACCACACCCATCTGCTACCAGTGCGTGCGAGAGGCCGGTGGCACTGACAGTAGCCAGGTGCCGCCCCCGCGAGGTGCTGGAATGGTGGATGGAAAGTGCCTGCTGAAGATTTCTGTTGCCGGAACATCCGGCATATCGTCTTCCGCAGGCCTTTCCGTAAGGCATCTTCTGAGTGGTGGAGGTGTCGCAGCGGCACTCCTTTTCATGGCTGTATGATGCAACAGAGCGTTGGTTGTGACGTTTCTGATGTGCCTTCATTTCGATGCTTGTCTCGGATGCGCTTACACCAAACGCGAGAGCAGTTCACCATCCTCAACGAAAGAATGTGTGCCGACAGGAAGTATGGTCACCGCAGCGAAACGTATCGCAGGGCGGTTTGGACGGGGGAAAATGGTGGTGAAACGTGTCAAAGACCACACCCGTGATTCACGACCCAACTAGAGTTATTTCAGGGTTGCTAGACCTGATATTTGCTCTGCGTTTCCACCGTATGTAGCTAGTGCAGCATACTCTCAAGCTAACGGTGTGCCCGGGAGGCCTGGAAGGCACGCTATCAACCGCACTAACTCTCTAGACACGTGACGGAATGTTGGCTCTGAACACCATACAATGCCAGATTCGCTGGTACTGTTCCGCCTAAGTGATGGCAATCCAGCGTGCTTTCCACGCGCACCGAATGAGACGTTAGGCTGGACGTAAGTTACCATCCATTTCTGCTGCTCAGCAGTCCCGAACAGCCTCTTAGAAATGGGCCAGGAGTTTTGTGGATACGGTGAAGTAACAGCTCCTATGGCGAGTCAGACACAGTGAGTAAAACGAGGAGACCCGGTAGCACATGACTTACGAGTGAAGAATGCAAATGATACATGAAGTAAGACCACGCTGCGCTGAAGGCAGCAGGCCATGCGGCTGCACAGTCAGACTTTAGGCGCCGGAGAGAGCAGAGATTGCCACCTCGTATCAATATTACTCTAGCCGCAACAGTACAGTGTTCGAAGGCCACATGGTTTGACATGTCTGACGGCGTCAAGCAGCTGCTGGGCGGCAAGACTGGATCATGTAGAGTCTGTTCCAGTGTCCGGGCTTCCCCTTTACGAAGATGCAAATCATTCCCGTGTCGTGGACGAAGGCCGAGTGCCTCATGACCATGTTGTTTGGTCTGCACAGACAAACTACCCACCCGCTTGCATTCCTGGATATAGAAAAAAATCTTCGAGAACTGAACGTCTCTCACCCTGACGTCGTCCCGCAGGAGACAGCGTGGAGGTCACGGCGACAGTTCGCATGGATTGCACAAATGATACGGGGGCAACGTTGGACGACAGAGGGTTAGAGACGCCGTCAGAGCAGCGGGGCACGTCACTAGACTAGAGAGACGGACGGCAGGAATGGTGCGGCAAGCGAAGACCACTGAACGGGACCTAAATTGCAATGCTGCAAGTAGGATAAGGTAACAGAACACGCATCCTGCACTGGATGAGATGGCCGTGGAGGGGAACACGGGGGCGTGGCAGGAGTATGCAGGATCACAGAGCAAGGAGTCAAACCTTGGCACGCCGGACACAACTACAGGAGAACGCTCAAGAGCTCTAAAAAGTGCGGCAACGCGAGCTGATCGTTGTTCACGCGACAGATTGCTGCGGGGACTAGCCTGCTCTTGGCGTGTGTGCAGGACTGCCCCTGGAGAGATCCTTCCTCTCTCAGGAGCACTGCGCCAACTGTTAGGCATGAAGGTGTCATGCCCAAGACAAACTCGGCAGAACGCTTGCGTGCGATCATGACCGATCGGATGTGCTGTTCATGCGCCTGACCTTTGTTGGTGCTGGGGCGAAAGGtagcagaagaaaacggaTGGGTCCGTCGCACCCGCCAGTGACGCAacccgcaggcggcgctgaacATAGTTTGACTTCTAGGCGGGGAGTGTACTCAGAGCCCCAGAAAGGACCCAAAGCGCAGGAGAAGCTGGTGGGATGCGCGATGACTGATAACGACTTGAAAAGGTGCCAAACAGAAGCAGTGCGTACCGCCTCCAAGTTGCACGGCGCCATGAAAAAAAACGGCGCAGGAATGCGTCTGAAACCAGCGGGAGTGCTTCAGCACAAGTATACACAAAGCAAAGAGCTGCTGTCCATGCGGAAGAAGCATTTGGCAGCCAGCAATGGGGAAAACTTGTTAACAGAGAGAAAACTGTACAAGACACCGCTCGCAGCAACTGCCAGTGAGTGACGTCTCTTGGCATTGTGGAGACAGATCGACTGTGTGCCATCGTCCTCGCCTCGGCACAATTCACGAGCGAGAAAAGGCTCTGCACACACGGGCTGTCCTGGTGTCCCCTTCATGGCATTTCGCTTCTTGAGGACGGGATGGACGAAGAACGAGACAGAGAGTAATCCAACGGTACGCCCCAGCATCGATCCAGTGGGGCCGTCGCGCATCCGACGACGGCAGGGATCCTTCTACACGCCGCGCGAGTAACTTGTGCTgagcagagaaagacgcgaCGTGACTTCGCCCCAGCCTTCGGATGTGCATTTCAAACAGCTTCAGGTGTTTCCTCGGCTTCCAGCGCTGGATCGCTGACAGCTGTTGCCGGAACTTCCGGTCATCcgccaggcagcggcgccgtgtGCTTGAGGCCCGCCGGTGTCAGGCCAGGGTGTTTGATGACTGCGTCGCATGGTTAATCCCAGACAGAGTCCACCAGAGTACTTCAGACGTGCGGCGCTTCGTCACTTCTCGCAGTTGCACTCCCTCGAACAACGTGTTGCTGCGATGCTTCCGGAGCGAGTCTGCGGCAGCCCAGGGCCGCCTGAAGAAAACAAATTCGAGCCCTCGGGCACTAACAGCCTTTCGGAAAAAACGCTGAGGTTGACCTCTGGTGCTGGCTCTATCAAATTCAGCTGCGGCTCAAGTCCGAAAGCTGAACTTTTGCCCTAAACTAGAACTTAACGATGAAA
This window harbors:
- a CDS encoding hypothetical protein (encoded by transcript BESB_033770); translated protein: MSALHISMAQFCVCVGVIAVICLTGPGRVYGEPPGAPPHSPDNGAQVCDQATGEEPEKRIQLTLDDEKEAVSFKCTADKTKVVLEPNPAKSNVYVGSDCSPASKKELQSELLSAELTESPEGDQGDNTVKTYTLRLSPEKRKEINLCYVCKITKASVGRSRGRSGPDVQETTVCQVHIAVKKPKAEQSGPDQPHASDPKTECRSGSVTATASKEKPLSFKCGDGMMLTPTSLTKVFDDKDERCEAETDLQSLFDGELEQGKLGDGTYTLNVKKPPANTTPICYQCVREAGGTDSSQVPPPRGAGMVDGKCLLKISVAGTSGISSSAGLSVRHLLSGGGVAAALLFMAV
- a CDS encoding SAG-related sequence (encoded by transcript BESB_033760): MRLSRNSLGFLGTAAAISALFASLISEISYCEPAGGKDETAKAVPACDSKTQGQEELLLTLDSSKAEISFLCSVEHSAVLEPATPPDSVYLTKECANPTVLKAVFPNASFSQSSSEQKSPVTPITYTLKVPLEERKQQDLYYLCKITKQSSPVLGHRTGSDPLETTTTCRVHIAVIPPKEPEAPTATECTSGSVTATVSLSSPLAFKCGREMVLKPESVTDVFDDSDGKCEKRVALKSLLEAELEQAQPARDGYKLQVKETPGHDVAFCYRCVKPAVSSNTDSLSPTRGADTKNEECLLKISVKGSAGASAARGAVWTMSAFMAWQFSYGLFSSWM